The following proteins are co-located in the Vigna angularis cultivar LongXiaoDou No.4 chromosome 2, ASM1680809v1, whole genome shotgun sequence genome:
- the LOC108345859 gene encoding stomatal closure-related actin-binding protein 3 isoform X1, giving the protein MMQLAKNKLISSRWEGRQMSQTTIFLMTKISPEVEIKMPMEAFPPVSADVSFIYDSFPKYKLGADNQILEEPVEENQGPSLKDVIEQEASNLSDQHKRISVRDLASKFDKNLAAAAKLSNEAKLRDVASLEGHVLLKKLRDALESLRGRFAGRNKEDVEKAISMVEALAVKLTQNEGELIQEKFEVKKLVNFLKQASEDAKKLVNQEKSFACAEIESARSVVLRIGEALEEQEKASQASKPQDVDGLIEEVQEARRIKLLHQPSKVMAMEYELRALRDQIREKSIFSIKLQKELTMSKRDEENKSRLYMLNGSEALGSYLQVQPCSDEVPHVSKCLIQWYRLSSEGSWREVISGAIKSIYAPDPSDAGRILQVDIVSNGKKLTLTTNPIQPVSGLGSLVESLLRKSNADFNVVISQMNGKDHSSHSTHSFNVGRMRIKLCRGWITKAREIYSPSMQLCGVRSDVSNAAKALFWQARKGLSFVLTFESERERNVAIMVARKYALDCNVVLAGPDDLV; this is encoded by the exons ACTACAATTTTCCTCATGACAAAGATAAGTCCGGAAGTTGAAATCAAGATGCCAATGGAGGCATTTCCGCCAGTTTCAGCTGACGTGAGCTTTATTTATGATAGTTTTCCAAAGTACAAACTGGGAGCTGATAATCAAATTCTGGAAGAGCCAGTTGAGGAAAACCAAGGTCCTTCATTGAAGGATGTTATTGAACAAGAAGCTTCCAATTTGTCCGACCAACACAAACGGATCTCAGTTCGTGACCTTGCCAGTAAATTTGACAAGAACTTGGCTGCAGCTGCTAAATTGTCTAATGAG GCAAAACTGAGAGACGTTGCATCTTTGGAGGGACATGTTCTTTTGAAAAAACTCAGAGATGCACTAGAATCTTTAAGAGGTCGTTTTGCAGGAAGAAACAAAGAGGATGTGGAGAAAGCTATATCTATG GTGGAAGCTTTAGCAGTTAAGTTGACTCAAAATGAAGGAGAATTGATCCAAGAGAAGTTTGAAGTGAAGAAGCTAGTAAACTTTCTCAAACAG GCTTCTGAAGATGCTAAGAAGTTAGTTAATCAAGAGAAGTCTTTTGCTTGTGCTGAAATAGAAAGCGCAAGGTCAGTGGTGCTCAGAATTGGGGAGGCTcttgaagaacaagaaaaagcATCCCAAGCTTCAAAACCACAG GATGTGGATGGACTAATAGAAGAGGTTCAAGAGGCTAGAAGAATCAAACTGTTACATCAGCCAAGCAAG GTGATGGCCATGGAATATGAATTACGTGCTCTTAGGGACCAAATTCGAGAGAAATCTATATTTTCAATTAAGCTTCAGAAAGAG CTTACCATGAGCAAGAGGGACGAGGAAAATAAATCTCGCCTATACATGTTAAATGGTTCTGAAGCTTTGGGTTCATATCTTCAAGTCCAGCCTTGCTCAGATGAAGTGCCACATGTATCTAAATGTTTGATTCAGTGGTATCGCTTGTCATCTGAAGGGAGCTGGAGGGAAGTTATTTCAG GTGCCATCAAATCAATATATGCTCCTGACCCCTCCGATGCAGGGAGAATCTTACAAGTAGATATTGTCTCCAATGGGAAAAAACTTACACTTACAACTAATCCCATTCAACCTG TTTCAGGACTTGGAAGCCTTGTAGAGTCACTTCTACGAAAATCTAATGCTGATTTTAAT GTAGTTATTTCTCAAATGAATGGAAAAGATCACTCATCTCATTCTACTCATTCATTTAATGTGGGGAGGATGAGGATAAAGCTATGCAGAGGTTGGATTACAAAAGCTAGAGAGATTTACTCCCCATCAATGCAG CTATGTGGAGTTAGAAGTGATGTCAGTAACGCAGCGAAGGCATTGTTTTGGCAAGCTAGAAAAGGTCTCTCATTTGTATTAACCTTTGaatcagagagagaaagaaatgtAGCCATCATGGTTGCcaggaaatatgctcttgatTGCAAT GTGGTGCTTGCTGGGCCAGATGATCTAGTGTAG
- the LOC108345859 gene encoding stomatal closure-related actin-binding protein 3 isoform X2 — protein MTKISPEVEIKMPMEAFPPVSADVSFIYDSFPKYKLGADNQILEEPVEENQGPSLKDVIEQEASNLSDQHKRISVRDLASKFDKNLAAAAKLSNEAKLRDVASLEGHVLLKKLRDALESLRGRFAGRNKEDVEKAISMVEALAVKLTQNEGELIQEKFEVKKLVNFLKQASEDAKKLVNQEKSFACAEIESARSVVLRIGEALEEQEKASQASKPQDVDGLIEEVQEARRIKLLHQPSKVMAMEYELRALRDQIREKSIFSIKLQKELTMSKRDEENKSRLYMLNGSEALGSYLQVQPCSDEVPHVSKCLIQWYRLSSEGSWREVISGAIKSIYAPDPSDAGRILQVDIVSNGKKLTLTTNPIQPVSGLGSLVESLLRKSNADFNVVISQMNGKDHSSHSTHSFNVGRMRIKLCRGWITKAREIYSPSMQLCGVRSDVSNAAKALFWQARKGLSFVLTFESERERNVAIMVARKYALDCNVVLAGPDDLV, from the exons ATGACAAAGATAAGTCCGGAAGTTGAAATCAAGATGCCAATGGAGGCATTTCCGCCAGTTTCAGCTGACGTGAGCTTTATTTATGATAGTTTTCCAAAGTACAAACTGGGAGCTGATAATCAAATTCTGGAAGAGCCAGTTGAGGAAAACCAAGGTCCTTCATTGAAGGATGTTATTGAACAAGAAGCTTCCAATTTGTCCGACCAACACAAACGGATCTCAGTTCGTGACCTTGCCAGTAAATTTGACAAGAACTTGGCTGCAGCTGCTAAATTGTCTAATGAG GCAAAACTGAGAGACGTTGCATCTTTGGAGGGACATGTTCTTTTGAAAAAACTCAGAGATGCACTAGAATCTTTAAGAGGTCGTTTTGCAGGAAGAAACAAAGAGGATGTGGAGAAAGCTATATCTATG GTGGAAGCTTTAGCAGTTAAGTTGACTCAAAATGAAGGAGAATTGATCCAAGAGAAGTTTGAAGTGAAGAAGCTAGTAAACTTTCTCAAACAG GCTTCTGAAGATGCTAAGAAGTTAGTTAATCAAGAGAAGTCTTTTGCTTGTGCTGAAATAGAAAGCGCAAGGTCAGTGGTGCTCAGAATTGGGGAGGCTcttgaagaacaagaaaaagcATCCCAAGCTTCAAAACCACAG GATGTGGATGGACTAATAGAAGAGGTTCAAGAGGCTAGAAGAATCAAACTGTTACATCAGCCAAGCAAG GTGATGGCCATGGAATATGAATTACGTGCTCTTAGGGACCAAATTCGAGAGAAATCTATATTTTCAATTAAGCTTCAGAAAGAG CTTACCATGAGCAAGAGGGACGAGGAAAATAAATCTCGCCTATACATGTTAAATGGTTCTGAAGCTTTGGGTTCATATCTTCAAGTCCAGCCTTGCTCAGATGAAGTGCCACATGTATCTAAATGTTTGATTCAGTGGTATCGCTTGTCATCTGAAGGGAGCTGGAGGGAAGTTATTTCAG GTGCCATCAAATCAATATATGCTCCTGACCCCTCCGATGCAGGGAGAATCTTACAAGTAGATATTGTCTCCAATGGGAAAAAACTTACACTTACAACTAATCCCATTCAACCTG TTTCAGGACTTGGAAGCCTTGTAGAGTCACTTCTACGAAAATCTAATGCTGATTTTAAT GTAGTTATTTCTCAAATGAATGGAAAAGATCACTCATCTCATTCTACTCATTCATTTAATGTGGGGAGGATGAGGATAAAGCTATGCAGAGGTTGGATTACAAAAGCTAGAGAGATTTACTCCCCATCAATGCAG CTATGTGGAGTTAGAAGTGATGTCAGTAACGCAGCGAAGGCATTGTTTTGGCAAGCTAGAAAAGGTCTCTCATTTGTATTAACCTTTGaatcagagagagaaagaaatgtAGCCATCATGGTTGCcaggaaatatgctcttgatTGCAAT GTGGTGCTTGCTGGGCCAGATGATCTAGTGTAG